Proteins from a genomic interval of Rhodococcoides fascians A25f:
- a CDS encoding DUF2398 family protein produces the protein MRAREISTLALDSYQRAARVALSNHLVTTTYPDRIALPLLRRWATELREDLLELFGYRLEVTETTARLYPVIDRLDDSQPARTATDRIFDRRRYAYLALALAALGRAGNQITLSELADHVAAEASQVDGVELTTDRASDRDAFVDAIGWLATRGAIALADGDATGWANNPSAGEALYDIDRPVVVALFRPPRAVQHLRSIRGLLAGTDAAIDPEDSDPGHGDSGREADPKETLRAVRRALVEQPVVYLDDLDPDGRTALAASRTVADVELLTGLVAERRSEGVALIDTSGRLSDHRFPSTGTIAQVALLIAGEISDRVIDPDAPALATYPIPNGDALIEQLDSAIPDGGIFGDLAEFGFGSDATTFDSVDEKKLYPLIEDSWLTTVVDDLVERFGRTFAAQWQSDRDGLRLRALALLHRLRLVHCVSGGALVLPVIARYRDVMVSVRDRTPQDSLFGNGQSPSTDPSEVEA, from the coding sequence ATGAGAGCTCGGGAAATCTCCACCCTCGCACTGGATTCCTACCAGCGGGCCGCCCGGGTCGCGCTGTCGAATCATCTGGTGACCACGACGTATCCCGATAGGATTGCGCTGCCTCTGCTGCGCAGATGGGCTACCGAGTTACGCGAGGACCTGCTCGAACTGTTCGGATATCGCCTCGAGGTCACCGAGACCACGGCACGTCTGTACCCGGTGATCGATCGGCTCGACGACAGCCAACCCGCCCGAACAGCCACCGACCGAATCTTCGACCGACGTAGATACGCGTATCTGGCACTGGCACTGGCGGCCCTCGGCCGGGCAGGCAACCAGATCACCCTCTCCGAGCTTGCCGATCATGTTGCGGCAGAAGCAAGTCAAGTAGACGGAGTAGAGCTGACGACCGACCGAGCCAGCGACCGAGACGCATTCGTCGACGCCATCGGCTGGCTGGCGACCCGCGGTGCGATCGCACTGGCCGACGGTGACGCCACCGGTTGGGCCAACAATCCGTCCGCAGGCGAGGCCCTCTACGACATCGACCGGCCTGTCGTCGTCGCTCTCTTCCGGCCGCCTCGCGCCGTCCAGCATCTGCGATCGATTCGCGGTCTGTTGGCCGGCACGGACGCCGCGATCGATCCCGAGGATTCCGATCCGGGACACGGCGATTCGGGACGTGAGGCAGACCCGAAGGAAACGCTCCGTGCAGTACGCCGAGCGTTGGTCGAGCAACCGGTCGTCTATCTCGACGATCTCGACCCGGACGGCCGCACTGCCCTGGCCGCATCGCGCACCGTTGCCGACGTCGAGTTGCTGACCGGTCTCGTTGCCGAGCGCCGTTCCGAGGGGGTGGCACTCATCGACACCTCGGGTCGGCTGTCGGACCACCGCTTCCCCAGCACCGGAACCATTGCCCAGGTTGCGTTGTTGATCGCCGGTGAGATCTCGGACCGAGTGATCGATCCGGATGCACCCGCGCTGGCGACCTACCCCATACCCAACGGTGACGCCCTGATCGAGCAGTTGGACAGTGCCATTCCCGACGGCGGGATCTTTGGTGATCTCGCCGAGTTCGGGTTCGGTTCCGATGCAACGACATTCGACAGTGTGGACGAGAAGAAGCTGTATCCGTTGATCGAGGACAGTTGGTTGACCACGGTCGTCGATGATCTCGTCGAACGTTTCGGCCGCACCTTCGCGGCTCAGTGGCAGAGCGATCGGGACGGCCTGCGGCTGCGTGCACTGGCACTACTGCATCGACTTCGCTTGGTGCACTGCGTATCCGGCGGCGCACTGGTACTGCCGGTGATCGCGCGTTACCGAGACGTGATGGTCAGCGTGCGTGATCGGACCCCGCAGGACTCACTGTTCGGCAACGGACAATCCCCCAGCACCGATCCATCCGAAGTAGAGGCTTGA